Sequence from the Nocardia cyriacigeorgica GUH-2 genome:
GAAGCGATGGGCGCCGAGGCGGTGGCCAAGATGCTGGCCAAACAGCGCAAACGGGAGGAAGCGCTGGCGGCGGGGGAGGAGCTGCCGGAGAAGAAGTCCGCGGTCGGTTCGAGCCCGTTCGCCGGCCAGGAATCGCTGATGGCGGTGCTGATCGGGGAGCTGTCCGGGGTGTGCATGGGTCTGGTGACGGCGCTGGGCGTCAGCATCGGGCTCGGCGCCACCACCATCATGTCGCGCGGCACGCTGGCGCAGAAGGAGCGCTGGCTGGCCGACATCGTCACCTTGAAGAAGGTGGCGTCGTGGGCGATCACCGAGCCGGATTCCGGTTCCGACGCCTTCGGCGGCATGAAGACCTACGTCAAGCGCGACGGCGAGGACTACATCCTCAACGGCCAGAAAACCTTCATCACCAACGGTCCCTACGCCGACGTGATGATCGTCTACGCCAAGCTCGACGAGGGTGACGCCGGCGTCGACAAGCGCGACCGCAAGGTGCTGACCTTCGTGCTCGACAAGGGCATGGAGGGCCTCACCCAGGGCAAACCGTTCAAGAAGATGGGCCTGCACTCCTCGCCCACCGGTGAGCTGTTCTTCGACAACGTGCGGGTGGGCCGGGACCGGCTGCTGGGCGAGACCGAGGAACACAAGGGCGGCGACGGCCGCGATAGCGCACGGTCGAGCTTCACGGCCGAACGCGTGGGCGTGGCGTTCATGGCGCTGGGCATCATCAACGAATGCCATCGGCTGTGCATCGACTACGCCAAGAATCGCAAGCTGTGGGGCCAGGAGATCGGTCGCTTCCAGCTGGTGCAGCTCAAGCTGGCCAAGATGGAAGTCGCGCGGATCAATGTGCAGAACATGGTGTTCAGCGTGCTAGAACGCGGCCGGGCCGGTAAGCCGCCGACGCTGGCCGAGGCGTCGGCGATGAAGCTCTACGCCTCCGAGGCGGCCACCGAGGTGGCGATGGAGGCGGTGCAGCTGTTCGGCGGGAACGGGTACATGACCGAATACCGGGTCGAGCAGCTGGCCCGCGATGCCAAGTCGCTGATG
This genomic interval carries:
- a CDS encoding acyl-CoA dehydrogenase family protein is translated as MFEWSETDEMIREAVRTFIDKEVRPHLDALDSGEMPPYPILRKLFADFGIEAMGAEAVAKMLAKQRKREEALAAGEELPEKKSAVGSSPFAGQESLMAVLIGELSGVCMGLVTALGVSIGLGATTIMSRGTLAQKERWLADIVTLKKVASWAITEPDSGSDAFGGMKTYVKRDGEDYILNGQKTFITNGPYADVMIVYAKLDEGDAGVDKRDRKVLTFVLDKGMEGLTQGKPFKKMGLHSSPTGELFFDNVRVGRDRLLGETEEHKGGDGRDSARSSFTAERVGVAFMALGIINECHRLCIDYAKNRKLWGQEIGRFQLVQLKLAKMEVARINVQNMVFSVLERGRAGKPPTLAEASAMKLYASEAATEVAMEAVQLFGGNGYMTEYRVEQLARDAKSLMIYAGSNEIQVTHVAKGLLA